Genomic window (Sphingomonas sp. OV641):
GCACCAGCTTCAGGTGCTGGCGCTCGCAAGGGCGTGGAGGTTCGAGTCCTCTTCTGGGCACCATTTACCTGCGCGCAGGTGGCCGCAGCAGTGCTGCATATTACTGATTTGCAAAGAGAAATGCCCGCAGACCGTTCGGCGCGGTCCGCAGGCATTTGGGGCAAATCGGGGGCCTGTTGGGGCTCGTTTGGGGGCCCGCTTTGGGGCCCCTAGATCACGCGCCCGCCGCGGCGCGGAGCGTGTCCAGATGGTCGCTCCACCACTGCATCATCTCGACGCGAGTCTTCCAGTAGCTCGCACGGTTGTAGGTCGCCCGAACCGCGTTCTGATCCTGGTGCGCGAGCGCGCTCTCGATGACGTCGGGCGACCACCGCTCGCTCTCGTTCAGCAGCGAGCTGGCGGTCGAGCGGAAGCCGTGCGCGGTCATCACGCCCTGGTAGCCCAACCGCCGCAGCGCCTGGTTCACCGTGTTCTCAGAGATCGGCCTCGTCCGCGAGTGGAACGCCGGGAACACGTAGTCGGCGATGCCCGAGATCGGCCGCATCGACTCGATGATCGCGATTGCCTGTCGTGACAGCGGCACCTCGTGCGACCGGCGCATCTTCGTCCGTTCCGCTGGGATCACCCACTTAGCGCGGCCCAGGTCGAGCTCGCGCCAGCGCATGGCGCGGATCTCGCCAGGGCGCTGGAACAGGTGCGGGGAGAGCTTGAGCGCGCCGATCGTTGATGGGTAGCCGCGACAGCGTCGCGGCGGGTTGATGCGGCTCACCGCGCCCTTCCGAAAATCACTCCCGTTACGCGCAGCAGCGCGCCGCCCTCGGTCGCGGATGCGCACTCAGCAACGCCCCGCCTCAC
Coding sequences:
- a CDS encoding site-specific integrase codes for the protein MSRINPPRRCRGYPSTIGALKLSPHLFQRPGEIRAMRWRELDLGRAKWVIPAERTKMRRSHEVPLSRQAIAIIESMRPISGIADYVFPAFHSRTRPISENTVNQALRRLGYQGVMTAHGFRSTASSLLNESERWSPDVIESALAHQDQNAVRATYNRASYWKTRVEMMQWWSDHLDTLRAAAGA